From Dictyoglomus sp., one genomic window encodes:
- a CDS encoding DNA photolyase family protein — MYGRVLYLFLRDLRIKNNNAFYDAVKNSIELIPLFIFEEKEYNLFQRKFLISALFLLNLELEKLKSLLYVVNSYFSYETLNFIYERIKPEAIYLNKDFTWKFEEKEKLLEDFCRKKGIVLKFYDGNFLVNPMLIDKRKVFTPFYKKWVNYLDVKDYTEMENIPFINTPLVEITKFRDLEILKEADLKIINSGFNRLKEFDFETYDKNRNFLSIDGTSKLSPFINFGVISIKEIYKKIKNIYNSQFLKELAFREFWYHIRLNFPETRNIEFQEKKRKISWLNNDYFIEKFKKGETGYPIIDACIRQLISEGWINNRARMLLASFLTKTLLTDWRIGEKFFKDFLVDYDEVLNIQNWQWSASVGADPRPLRIFNPILQSQRYDSDCIFIKKYIPELKNEECYKIHNPLKYKISYVKPIVNFYIQRDIARNLYKKM; from the coding sequence ATGTATGGTAGAGTTTTATACTTATTCTTAAGAGATCTAAGAATAAAAAATAATAATGCTTTCTATGATGCTGTAAAAAATTCAATAGAGTTAATTCCTTTATTTATTTTCGAAGAAAAGGAATATAATCTCTTTCAAAGGAAATTTCTTATTTCCGCTCTTTTTCTGTTAAATTTAGAGCTTGAAAAGTTAAAATCCCTTTTGTATGTCGTAAACTCTTATTTTTCCTACGAAACTTTAAATTTTATATATGAAAGAATAAAACCTGAGGCTATTTATTTGAATAAAGATTTTACATGGAAATTTGAAGAAAAAGAGAAATTATTGGAAGACTTTTGTAGAAAAAAGGGTATAGTTCTAAAGTTCTATGACGGAAATTTTTTAGTTAATCCCATGCTAATAGATAAAAGGAAAGTTTTTACGCCCTTTTATAAAAAATGGGTAAATTATTTAGATGTTAAAGACTATACTGAGATGGAAAATATTCCTTTTATAAATACCCCTTTAGTTGAAATAACAAAATTTAGAGATCTAGAAATATTAAAGGAGGCAGATTTAAAAATAATAAATTCAGGTTTTAATAGATTAAAAGAATTTGATTTTGAAACTTATGATAAAAATCGCAATTTTTTAAGTATAGATGGAACTTCTAAACTCTCTCCTTTTATTAACTTTGGTGTCATATCTATAAAGGAAATTTATAAAAAAATAAAAAACATTTATAACTCTCAATTTTTAAAAGAACTTGCTTTCAGAGAATTCTGGTATCATATAAGGCTAAATTTTCCTGAAACAAGGAATATTGAATTCCAAGAAAAAAAGAGAAAAATTTCGTGGCTTAATAACGATTATTTTATAGAGAAATTTAAGAAAGGTGAAACAGGATATCCTATAATAGATGCATGTATAAGACAGCTTATTTCCGAAGGATGGATTAATAATAGAGCAAGAATGCTTCTAGCATCTTTTCTCACAAAAACATTGCTTACTGATTGGAGAATAGGAGAAAAATTTTTTAAAGATTTTCTTGTTGATTATGATGAAGTTTTAAACATTCAGAATTGGCAATGGTCTGCATCGGTGGGAGCAGATCCAAGGCCCTTGAGAATTTTTAATCCTATATTACAATCTCAAAGATATGATTCAGATTGTATTTTCATTAAAAAGTATATACCAGAATTAAAGAATGAAGAATGTTATAAAATTCATAATCCTCTAAAATACAAGATTTCCTATGTGAAACCTATAGTGAATTTTTATATCCAACGAGATATTGCTCGAAATTTATACAAAAAAATGTGA
- a CDS encoding prepilin-type N-terminal cleavage/methylation domain-containing protein yields the protein MYIFDNFKKTSKEYKNMGFSIIEVLVVILILGIIIGIGVPVYYEILLESKRNTQKYNMKLIKEALEVYYLRNKSYPIDAWSFTTFLLYNPLYFSETLICPYNNKPYNVIQWQDYYTDWDDIWNWVESSRNYNNIYYKSENPTYSYALTYYSR from the coding sequence ATGTATATTTTTGATAATTTTAAAAAAACTTCCAAAGAGTACAAAAATATGGGATTTAGCATTATAGAAGTTTTAGTTGTGATTTTAATATTAGGTATAATAATAGGCATAGGGGTTCCCGTATATTATGAGATCTTATTAGAATCTAAAAGAAATACACAAAAATATAATATGAAGTTGATTAAAGAAGCATTGGAAGTGTACTATTTGAGAAATAAATCTTACCCTATAGATGCATGGTCTTTCACCACTTTTTTACTTTATAATCCTTTATATTTCTCAGAAACACTGATATGTCCATACAATAACAAACCATATAATGTAATTCAGTGGCAAGATTACTATACAGATTGGGACGATATATGGAATTGGGTTGAATCTTCTAGGAATTATAACAATATATACTATAAATCAGAAAATCCTACTTATAGTTATGCTTTGACTTATTACTCTCGATGA
- a CDS encoding ROK family transcriptional regulator: MSKIGRPNIINEINRGLILHLVREEGPISRAKIARKLGLSRPTVSAHVQDLIKEGLVLEVGKGETKKGRKDILLVYNAKHGYILAGDLEGSFFRLAISDMSGKIEYEEVIKTQELREKNLMYPQNFPIILKKILEKNGIQGENLKILSFGITGIIDEGRLMLSPGLPEWNNAPLGKILEEEFPSSLVILERDVNMAVLGEYWKGAGRGKENIVYITISTGIGAGIIINGKIYEGKNKFAGEIGYMSIDDPNYIYPGVLNTPFGSLEWNSSWSGIQKRLQQLGKSYKTIEEIFENYEKDKELKEIIDISAENLARAIVNVTTVLAPEIIIIGGILGRYLDILLPKMEKIFEHYLPIDINIVSSPLGNNAVIWGSIYKALNIYHSCPVIV; this comes from the coding sequence ATGTCTAAGATAGGAAGACCTAATATTATTAATGAGATTAATAGGGGATTAATTCTTCATTTAGTAAGAGAAGAGGGTCCCATATCTCGGGCAAAGATTGCAAGAAAACTTGGACTCTCAAGACCAACAGTATCCGCTCATGTTCAAGATCTCATAAAGGAAGGATTAGTTTTAGAAGTAGGAAAGGGAGAGACTAAAAAAGGTAGAAAGGACATTTTATTGGTTTATAATGCAAAGCATGGATATATTTTGGCAGGTGATTTGGAAGGATCTTTCTTTAGACTTGCCATCTCAGATATGTCAGGAAAAATAGAATATGAAGAAGTAATAAAAACCCAAGAATTAAGAGAAAAAAATCTTATGTATCCTCAAAATTTTCCAATAATTCTAAAGAAGATTTTAGAGAAAAATGGAATTCAAGGAGAAAACCTAAAAATACTAAGTTTTGGAATAACAGGTATTATTGACGAAGGAAGATTAATGTTATCCCCTGGCCTTCCTGAGTGGAACAATGCTCCTTTAGGAAAGATATTGGAGGAAGAATTTCCTTCTTCCTTGGTAATTTTAGAAAGGGATGTAAATATGGCAGTATTGGGAGAATATTGGAAAGGTGCAGGAAGGGGAAAGGAAAATATAGTTTATATAACTATTAGTACTGGAATTGGAGCAGGAATAATAATAAATGGGAAAATATATGAAGGTAAAAATAAGTTTGCAGGAGAGATAGGATACATGTCAATAGATGATCCCAATTACATATATCCTGGAGTTTTGAATACCCCCTTTGGTTCCTTAGAATGGAATTCTTCATGGTCAGGAATACAAAAGAGATTGCAGCAGCTTGGTAAGAGTTATAAGACTATTGAAGAAATTTTTGAAAACTATGAAAAGGATAAGGAATTAAAGGAAATCATAGATATTTCTGCAGAAAATCTTGCAAGAGCAATAGTTAATGTTACTACTGTATTGGCACCTGAAATTATCATTATTGGAGGAATTTTGGGAAGATATCTTGATATTTTATTACCTAAAATGGAAAAAATCTTTGAACATTATCTACCAATTGATATAAATATTGTTTCTTCTCCCTTAGGAAATAATGCAGTAATATGGGGAAGTATATATAAAGCCTTAAATATTTATCATTCGTGTCCCGTTATTGTATGA
- a CDS encoding metallophosphoesterase, whose product MKILALSDIHLDYIRLRNGLKKEEVKEFLLKIRDKLSSFNADVFIFAGDISRKIEDINMFFEVLKDMNFYKVYVPGNHDLWIEDGISSSEKYRKILEKIAKINNFHYLPSSPLIINKVGFVGNVGWYDYSLGSEEFSIEEYEKGEYGNLRWREIYWKLVVFRDDSGKILSNQEICKVMKEELERQIEDIKNKVEIIVTVIHTLPFEELIYTKNFFSAYLGSKYLGDILLKNKKIKYLICGHEHNPLILNKDGINIYRCPFGYLKNLKDWEENILRGIKTFEIIIQ is encoded by the coding sequence ATGAAGATCCTAGCTCTCTCTGATATTCACTTGGACTATATAAGGCTTAGAAATGGCCTAAAGAAAGAAGAAGTAAAGGAGTTTTTGTTAAAAATAAGAGATAAACTATCTTCCTTTAACGCTGATGTTTTTATTTTTGCAGGAGATATATCAAGAAAAATAGAGGATATAAATATGTTCTTTGAAGTGTTAAAGGACATGAATTTTTATAAAGTATATGTTCCTGGAAATCACGATCTATGGATTGAAGACGGTATAAGTAGTTCTGAAAAGTATAGAAAGATTCTTGAAAAAATTGCTAAAATAAATAATTTTCATTATCTTCCCTCTTCTCCATTGATTATAAATAAAGTTGGATTTGTGGGAAATGTAGGATGGTATGATTATTCTTTAGGAAGTGAAGAATTTAGTATTGAGGAATATGAAAAGGGTGAATATGGAAATTTAAGATGGAGAGAAATATATTGGAAACTCGTGGTTTTTAGAGATGATTCAGGAAAGATACTTTCTAATCAAGAGATTTGTAAGGTAATGAAAGAAGAATTGGAAAGACAAATAGAAGATATTAAGAATAAAGTAGAAATTATTGTAACGGTTATACACACCCTTCCCTTTGAGGAGTTAATATATACAAAAAACTTCTTTTCTGCCTATCTTGGAAGTAAATATCTAGGAGATATTCTTTTGAAAAATAAGAAAATAAAATATTTAATTTGCGGTCATGAACATAATCCCTTAATCCTAAATAAAGATGGAATTAATATCTATAGATGTCCCTTCGGATACTTAAAAAATCTAAAGGACTGGGAAGAAAATATCCTAAGAGGCATAAAAACATTTGAAATCATCATACAATAA